The following proteins are encoded in a genomic region of Oncorhynchus kisutch isolate 150728-3 linkage group LG4, Okis_V2, whole genome shotgun sequence:
- the LOC109889862 gene encoding PH and SEC7 domain-containing protein 1 isoform X2 yields the protein MARYLLCWGGVALEDGYLYAPYPAIYREKPGHRAPDLFPQQDVGEHLALGSTESLSNGNKADLQSAKRLAKRLFNLDGFRKSDVARHLSKNNEFSRMVAEEYLSYFNFSGLTIDQAIRAFLREFALMGETQERERVLAHFSRRYLQCNPNAIPSEDSVHTLTCALMLLNTDLHGHNIGKKMSILQFISNLEGLNDGKDFPKELLKALYNSIRNEKLQWTIDEEELRKSFSELADLRTDSASHTMKRIGGGLGVAQNPDALIYKNGFLVRKVHADSDGKRTPRGKRGWKTFYVMLKGLVLYLQKGEYRPDKQLSEEDLKNAVSIHHSLAMRAADYSKRPNVFYLRTADWRVFLFQAPNAEQMQSWITRINVVSAMFSAPPFPAAIGSQKKFSRPLLPGSNTKLSQEEQVKSHETRFRTISSELIELTAVIPDKKAKVRDLEEHKQREEYLEFEKTRYGTYAMLLRSKIRSGEEDLSLFESRLFEDGGLQRAHSSPTLREEHSSSSQASSTRERGSSSSSQASSAKGGANSSSSSTRGSSKTKRSEPQRHSYRQAVKQ from the exons ATGGCACGCTATTTGCTCTGCTGGGGGGGCGTGGCTTTGGAAGACGGGTACCTGTATGCCCCCTATCCAGCCATCTACCG GGAGAAGCCAGGCCACCGGGCTCCAGACCTGTTCCCACAGCAGGACGTGGGCGAGCATTTGGCCCTGGGCAGCACCGAGTCCCTGTCCAATGGCAATAAGGCTGACCTGCAGTCTGCCAAGCGCCTGGCCAAACGCCTGTTCAACCTGGATGGCTTCAGGAAGTCTGACGTGGCCAGGCACCTCAGCAAGAA TAATGAGTTTAGTCGGATGGTGGCAGAGGAATATCTCAGTTACTTCAACTTCTCAGGCCTTACTATTGACCAGGCAATACG AGCCTTCCTGAGGGAGTTTGCCCTCATGGGAGAGACACAAGAGAGGGAGCGAGTGCTGGCCCACTTCTCTAGGAGATATCTACAATGCAACCCAAATGCAATACCTTCTGAAG ACAGTGTCCACACTCTGACCTGTGCCCTGATGCTGCTCAATACAGACCTGCATGGCCAC AATATTGGCAAAAAGATGTCCATTCTGCAGTTCATCAGCAACTTGGAAGGACTAAATGATGGAAAAGATTTTCCTAAAGAACTGCTCAAG GCCTTGTACAACTCCATTAGAAACGAGAAGCTCCAGTGGACCAT CGACGAGGAGGAGTTGCGCAAGTCCTTTTCAGAGTTGGCCGATTTGCGCACCGACTCCGCCTCTCACACCATGAAGCGAATCGGCGGTGGTCTAGGCGTGGCCCAGAATCCTGACGCCCTGATCTATAAGAATGGTTTCCTGGTGCGGAAGGTCCACGCAGACTCTGACGGCAAGAGAA CCCCTCGAGGTAAGAGAGGATGGAAGACGTTTTATGTCATGCTGAAGGGATTGGTCCTTTACCTGCAGAAG GGAGAGTACCGCCCAGATAAGCAGCTGTCTGAAGAGGATCTGAAGAATGCTGTGTCCATCCACCACTCTCTGGCCATGAGGGCAGCAGACTACAGCAAGAGGCCCAACGTGTTCTACCTGCGCACTGCAGACTGGCGAGTGTTCCTCTTCCAAGCACC TAATGCAGAGCAGATGCAGTCGTGGATCACCCGTATCAACGTGGTCTCAGCCATGTTCTCAGCGCCACCCTTCCCTGCAGCCATTGGCTCCCAGAAGAAATTCAGCCGCCCGCTGTTGCCAGGCTCCAACACCAAACTGTCTCAG GAGGAACAAGTGAAATCCCATGAGACACGTTTCCGGACCATCTCCTCTGAGCTGATCGAGCTAACTGCTGTGATTCCAGACAAAAAGGCCAAAGTTCGTGATCTGGAAGAGCATAAGCAACGTGAGGAGTACCTggagtttgag AAAACTCGCTATGGGACGTACGCAATGCTACTGAGGTCTAAGATCCGGAGTGGGGAAGAGGACCTGTCTCTGTTCGAGTCACGCCTCTTTGAAGATGGGGGTCTCCAGAGGGCCCACTCCAGCCCCACTCTGCGGGAGGagcacagcagcagcagccaggccAGCAGTACCAGGGAGCggggaagcagcagcagcagccaggccAGCAGTGCCAAGGGGGGGGCCAACAGCAGTAGTTCCAGCACCAGGGGGAGCAGCAAGACCAAGCGCTCTGAGCCccagagacacagctacagacaggCTGTCAAACAGTGA